Genomic window (Caldinitratiruptor microaerophilus):
GGGCGGTGGTCAGCCCGTACACGTGGAAGAACGGCAGGACGGCCAGCACACGCTGCTCCCCGCGCTCGAGCCCCCGCACCCACTCCCACGTCTGCAGCGTGTTGGCGACCAGGTTGCGGTGGGTGAGCATGGCGCCCTTGGCGATCCCGGTGGTTCCGCCGGTGTACTGCAGGAGGGCCAGGTCCTCGCCGCGCACGGTCACAGCCGGTGGGGGAGCGCCACGGTGGCGCGCCAGGAGCTCGGGCAGGCGGTGAAGGTTCGGCTGGTCGGGCAGGGCGAGGGAGTGCCCTTCGCGCCGGGCCTTGAGCGGGTACAAGAGACGGAGCGGCAGCGGCAGCGCGTCCCGGATCGACGCCGCGATGAGCCGCCGGACCGGGGTCCTGGGCACCGCCCTCGAGACGCGCGGGTACAGGATGTCCAGGAACACCAGCGTCTCCGCCCCGCTGTCGCTGAGCTGGTGCTCCAGCTCCCGTTCCGTGTAGAGCGGGTTCGTCATGACCACCACGGCGCCCGCCTTCAGCGCACCGTAGAAGGTGATCACGGTCTGGGGCAGGTTGGGCAGCATGATCGCCACGCGGTCGCCGGGCCGGACGCCCAGGGCGGCCAGGGCGGCGGCGAACGCGTCCGCCGCCTCGCGCACCCCGGCCCAGGTCAGCCGTGCTCCCTGGAAGATGGTGGCCGTGCCGTGGGGCTTGCGGGCGGCGGTGTCGTCGAGGAATGCGTACAGGGGCACGTCGGGGTAATCCAGGTGGGGACGCACCCAGGGGTCGTAAAACTTGACCCACGGGCGATCCGCGGCGGTACCGGTCATGGCGTGTGTCCCTCCGGCCGGGGTCCGGGTCGGTCCGGGCGCGTGCACGGTCGCGCAGGAGGCCCCGAAGGATACTGTTTGATCAGTTCGGGGCAGAGGCCCGTCGCTCCTTCCCAACCGTCCGGTCGGCAGAAAAACAGTTCACCCGGTTACCGCTTCAACTTCGGATCCAGGGCATCGCGCAGGCCGTCCCCCACCAGGTTGATGCTGAGGACGGCGAGGAAGATGAGGATGCCGGGCGGGACCCACAGCCAGGGTTCGAGCAGCAGCACCTTGTACGACAGGGCGCCGGAGAGCATGTTCCCCCACGACGGCACGGGCTGGGGTACGCCGAGGCCGAGGAAGCTGAGGCCGGCCTCCCCCAGGATGGCGCTCGCCACCCCGAGGGTCGCCGCCACCAGGAGGGGTGCGGCGGCCCCCGGCAGCAGGTGGCGGACGATGATCCGGCCGTCGGACGCCCCCATGGCGGCGGCCGCCTGGGCGAACTCGCGGGTTCGGAGGCTCAGGAACTCCCCCCGCACGAGGCGGGCCACCCCCGTCCAGCTGAGCGCCCCGATCACGATCATCGTGTTGTAGATGCTCGGCCCCAGGACGGCGCTCATGGTGAGGGCCAGGGGGAAGAAGGGGAACACCAGCACCATGTCGGTGAGGCGCATGATGACGGTGTCCACCCAGCCGCCGTAGTACCCGGCGAGAGCGCCCAGGACCGTCCCGATGCCGACGGCGATGGTCACGGACACCAGGCCGACGCTCAGGGAGACCCGGCCACCCCACAGCAGCCGGCTCAGCACGTCCCGCCCCAGCTCGTCCGTGCCGAGGAGGTGGGCGGCCGAAGGCGGCTCCTCGATGTGGAGCACGTCCGTGGCGTCCCGGTCGTAGGGCGCCAGCACCGGGGCGAGGGCAGACGCCAGGGCGAGCGCCAGGAGGATCACCAACCCCGCCACCGCGCGGCGGTTCCGC
Coding sequences:
- the opp4C gene encoding oligopeptide ABC transporter permease; this encodes MSAAPEPLTAPPYAPVAGRGESLWSIALRRLLRNRRAVAGLVILLALALASALAPVLAPYDRDATDVLHIEEPPSAAHLLGTDELGRDVLSRLLWGGRVSLSVGLVSVTIAVGIGTVLGALAGYYGGWVDTVIMRLTDMVLVFPFFPLALTMSAVLGPSIYNTMIVIGALSWTGVARLVRGEFLSLRTREFAQAAAAMGASDGRIIVRHLLPGAAAPLLVAATLGVASAILGEAGLSFLGLGVPQPVPSWGNMLSGALSYKVLLLEPWLWVPPGILIFLAVLSINLVGDGLRDALDPKLKR